In one window of Candidatus Binatus sp. DNA:
- a CDS encoding TetR/AcrR family transcriptional regulator → MEMIAREAKVAVGTIYLHFPSRDEVYLSLRAQFAEQLGVRYREVKARGLAPLDEMRTLAQVYIEHLRESAEPVLTSEPTPYSQIRRRLRRASEIREFDRGLALSREVFHLFESTVRRAFDANLIADALGPTGVTVGIWAILNGSYMVTRDKDLFRDLTGLEPEGFTAKALESYLSAITSMPKRVSNRSIASNSKSHVIKLPVKKRRATR, encoded by the coding sequence ATGGAGATGATCGCGCGCGAGGCGAAGGTCGCCGTCGGGACTATCTATCTCCATTTCCCCTCGCGCGACGAGGTCTATCTGAGCCTGCGCGCCCAATTCGCCGAACAACTTGGCGTCCGGTACCGCGAAGTGAAAGCGCGCGGATTGGCGCCGCTCGACGAGATGCGCACGCTGGCGCAGGTCTATATCGAGCACCTGCGCGAATCCGCCGAACCGGTGCTGACCAGCGAGCCGACGCCCTATTCGCAGATTCGCCGCCGGCTGCGCCGCGCCTCGGAGATCCGGGAATTCGATCGCGGACTTGCCCTCAGCCGCGAGGTCTTCCACCTGTTCGAGAGCACCGTGCGCCGCGCTTTCGACGCGAACCTGATCGCCGATGCGCTCGGCCCGACCGGTGTGACGGTAGGAATCTGGGCCATCCTGAACGGCTCCTACATGGTGACGCGCGACAAGGATCTCTTTCGCGATCTGACTGGCCTCGAGCCCGAAGGTTTCACCGCCAAAGCGCTGGAATCGTATCTGTCAGCAATCACCTCGATGCCGAAACGTGTGTCAAACCGATCGATCGCTTCAAACAGTAAAAGCCACGTTATCAAACTGCCGGTAAAGAAGAGGCGCGCAACAAGATGA
- a CDS encoding amidohydrolase family protein, with the protein MASKELIIDADGHILEPPDLWDKYLEPKYRDRGIHIRVGDDGFEYLEIDRKRAVLTQRGALGALGGMGRKVEESRKLREAIARGEKLPEGGFAFQPKPEDTYMKGAAYGSMNMKERLELIDKEGMQKALLYPTIGLLWEAELFDAELTSAYCRAYNRWIADFCRDSGGRLIPIAHLSLGDPAEAARELRRAVEDGCKGAFVCPFTITRIAHGDPRHDVLFAAAQDLDVPLAIHPTFEPLSWGVHHRFDGMEWASWYADLFAAQGVQHAFATLFQYGVFDRFPKLRVVVLEAQAGWIGYLLDRADAIYSGTVLGSSVKLKEKPSYYFKRQCYISADPDERTIWAMAQIVGEDKFFWATDYPHPDHPGNYLEELQGMIKGMTPSARRGVLGENVAKAYKLGE; encoded by the coding sequence ATGGCATCGAAAGAATTAATAATCGACGCGGACGGACACATCCTCGAACCACCCGACCTGTGGGACAAATACCTGGAGCCAAAGTATCGCGACCGCGGCATCCACATCCGCGTCGGTGACGATGGTTTCGAGTACCTCGAAATCGATCGCAAGCGCGCCGTCCTGACCCAGCGCGGAGCGCTTGGAGCGCTAGGCGGGATGGGCCGCAAGGTCGAGGAATCGCGCAAGCTGCGCGAAGCAATCGCACGCGGCGAGAAGCTGCCCGAGGGCGGATTTGCGTTTCAGCCCAAGCCCGAAGACACCTACATGAAAGGCGCCGCGTACGGTTCGATGAACATGAAGGAGCGCCTCGAACTGATCGACAAGGAAGGGATGCAGAAGGCGCTGCTCTATCCTACGATCGGGTTGCTGTGGGAAGCCGAGTTGTTCGACGCCGAACTGACGAGCGCTTACTGCCGCGCGTACAACCGGTGGATCGCGGACTTTTGCCGCGACTCCGGCGGACGGCTGATTCCGATTGCACATCTGTCGCTCGGCGATCCGGCGGAAGCGGCGCGCGAACTGCGGCGCGCGGTCGAGGATGGATGCAAAGGCGCTTTCGTTTGCCCCTTCACGATCACAAGAATAGCTCACGGCGATCCGCGCCACGACGTGCTCTTCGCCGCCGCGCAGGATCTCGACGTACCGCTCGCGATTCATCCTACCTTCGAGCCGCTTAGCTGGGGCGTTCATCATCGCTTCGACGGGATGGAGTGGGCGTCATGGTATGCGGATCTCTTTGCGGCGCAAGGAGTTCAGCACGCGTTCGCGACCCTATTCCAGTATGGCGTGTTCGATCGATTTCCGAAGCTGCGGGTAGTCGTGCTCGAGGCGCAGGCGGGCTGGATCGGCTACCTGCTGGATCGCGCCGACGCGATCTACAGCGGAACCGTGCTAGGCAGCAGCGTCAAGCTCAAGGAGAAGCCCTCTTACTACTTCAAGCGCCAGTGCTATATCTCGGCGGATCCCGACGAACGCACGATCTGGGCGATGGCTCAAATCGTCGGCGAAGACAAATTCTTCTGGGCGACGGACTATCCTCATCCAGATCATCCCGGCAACTACTTGGAGGAATTGCAAGGAATGATCAAGGGGATGACACCGAGCGCGCGGCGTGGCGTGCTCGGCGAGAACGTAGCCAAGGCCTACAAGCTCGGCGAGTAG
- a CDS encoding DoxX family membrane protein, whose protein sequence is MRIAMMIVRTLLGLIFFVFGLNGFFHFIPTPPPPPAAGQFFGALFATGYMIPLIFTCQVVGGALLLIGVAAPLALIILAPVIVNIVLFHLFLAPSGMGMAIAVALLEVILAWANRAAFAPLFGSQTAS, encoded by the coding sequence ATGAGAATCGCAATGATGATCGTGCGCACGCTGCTTGGCTTGATTTTCTTCGTGTTCGGGCTGAACGGGTTTTTCCATTTCATCCCGACGCCGCCACCGCCGCCGGCGGCCGGACAATTCTTCGGTGCATTGTTCGCCACCGGCTACATGATACCGCTGATCTTTACTTGCCAGGTCGTCGGCGGGGCGCTGCTGTTGATCGGCGTCGCGGCGCCACTGGCGTTGATCATCCTCGCGCCGGTGATCGTCAACATTGTGTTGTTCCACCTGTTTCTCGCACCGAGCGGGATGGGGATGGCGATCGCCGTGGCGCTGCTCGAAGTGATTCTCGCGTGGGCAAATCGAGCCGCATTCGCGCCGCTGTTCGGATCGCAGACGGCCTCCTGA
- a CDS encoding DUF1318 domain-containing protein produces MKRFDLTFLFALIAATAFAGCVQTKSEVDVKPVDINLNITGRLEVVITDARRAEEEITGSKPKRTVTPQDIGLPAAPAASSRADEIIDPLADREIGAGRLILVADDTQAQLIQKMAARHPQIQALLDSQALGESHTGYLVPRASITASQQALVDADNSDRTQMYNLEAAKKGTSLDQVALGYYLARLEHVNKGTWVDQFNKSTGSWEWFQWNR; encoded by the coding sequence ATGAAACGATTCGATCTCACTTTCTTGTTTGCGCTGATTGCCGCGACGGCCTTCGCCGGATGCGTCCAGACCAAAAGCGAAGTCGATGTGAAGCCCGTCGATATCAATCTCAACATCACGGGCCGTCTCGAAGTGGTGATCACCGACGCGCGCCGCGCCGAAGAAGAGATCACCGGCTCCAAGCCGAAGCGCACGGTGACTCCGCAGGATATCGGTCTGCCAGCGGCGCCGGCGGCGAGTTCCAGGGCTGACGAAATTATCGATCCGCTCGCGGATCGCGAGATCGGCGCGGGCCGACTCATCCTGGTGGCGGACGACACGCAGGCGCAATTGATCCAGAAGATGGCGGCGCGCCATCCGCAGATTCAGGCGCTGCTCGATAGCCAGGCGCTAGGAGAAAGTCACACCGGCTACCTGGTCCCGCGGGCGTCGATCACGGCGAGCCAGCAGGCGCTCGTCGATGCGGATAATTCCGATCGCACCCAGATGTACAACCTCGAAGCGGCGAAGAAGGGCACCAGCCTCGACCAGGTCGCGCTCGGCTATTATCTCGCGCGCCTCGAGCACGTGAATAAAGGGACGTGGGTGGACCAGTTCAATAAATCGACCGGCAGTTGGGAATGGTTTCAGTGGAATCGGTAA
- a CDS encoding YdbH domain-containing protein has product MLLLIAAAPFIFASQLARVVLARLFPQSDPAVGRVTLSPVGILVAHDLFLHDTGPSAARPLVTIRELRAEFGWRELISRRLRSLALNDVTLYARSNPVSQLTLLDFVLAHIPAAQAGAAAPFWIDSIDLNGRIHREALTAISSTADADGRLKLKTTMSGDRKNPSRQIHLELGEVDQLRARSGKNFGKNFGKNFGMTLEASLEPAANGSRLIVQQVAAANAVLAVDATVLRESIATIPRELSGRIEAGLASISGSGEIDLGGEGGGQLSGELAFSKIHLRAPGGPQLSLNVDDASGAAKISSSLKFGETTALTLSRLEVHNSSATIAAATLRRYFPGLPPEISGRLEGGFKNLSIAGSLAPRGPRAPQHLDAILGFASVRLRVPGKSQAMLNIEDLSGATKVVADLDSSLRGAVTIDRLQIKNASSSVDLDAIRRYAASIPPDLHGVIDAAFEQFDLGGSITAAPAGGIGFNGNLKLQNFSATAPAVGGNSFKLDRMTIAAAIDSRIDQWVPASTKIRDGTTKIAALSYGSNSIGNVDALWHDDGAMLACDRCAFEIFDGRIAGAPAYNLMTHEMPSRAIEIHGIDVHQALANLSPDHIDADGRASGSLHLALSREAQLSGDVDLAFDGPGLLKIGEIQEVKEMLVGNVGMDLANLAMRDLRHYPFREGRLHLESAGRNTLLKIKFVRQPKTAADATTPHKEIINGQAVMVGSLVVPVIDMTIPMTGRSLAEILALVSGVHPLIQTVNEPSSEPRPSETGAVR; this is encoded by the coding sequence ATGCTCCTTCTGATCGCTGCGGCCCCGTTTATTTTCGCATCGCAGCTCGCGCGAGTTGTGCTGGCGAGACTGTTCCCGCAGAGCGATCCTGCGGTCGGCCGGGTCACGCTCTCTCCTGTGGGCATCCTGGTCGCGCATGATCTGTTTCTGCACGATACCGGCCCGTCCGCGGCGCGGCCCTTGGTCACGATTCGAGAACTGCGCGCCGAGTTTGGCTGGCGAGAGCTGATTTCGCGCCGGCTGCGGAGTCTCGCGCTCAACGACGTCACTCTCTATGCGCGCTCGAATCCGGTTTCTCAGCTAACGCTGCTGGATTTTGTGCTCGCGCACATTCCGGCGGCGCAGGCCGGCGCAGCCGCGCCATTCTGGATCGATTCGATCGACCTGAATGGACGCATTCATCGTGAGGCGCTTACCGCGATTTCATCGACTGCGGATGCGGACGGCCGGCTGAAACTGAAAACCACGATGTCCGGCGATCGCAAAAATCCGTCGCGCCAGATTCATCTCGAACTTGGCGAGGTCGATCAGTTGCGCGCGCGCTCCGGCAAAAACTTTGGCAAGAATTTTGGCAAAAATTTCGGAATGACCTTGGAAGCGTCGCTCGAGCCGGCCGCGAATGGCTCGCGATTGATCGTGCAGCAGGTGGCGGCTGCCAACGCTGTGCTGGCCGTCGATGCGACCGTGTTGCGAGAATCGATCGCCACGATTCCGCGCGAACTCAGCGGTCGTATCGAGGCCGGCCTCGCATCGATTTCCGGCTCCGGAGAGATCGATCTTGGAGGCGAGGGCGGCGGCCAGCTCAGCGGCGAGCTTGCGTTTTCGAAGATTCATCTGCGCGCGCCCGGCGGACCGCAATTGTCGCTGAATGTCGATGACGCGTCAGGCGCCGCGAAAATCAGCTCGTCGCTGAAATTCGGCGAGACGACTGCGCTCACGCTCAGTCGCCTCGAGGTGCACAATTCGAGCGCGACGATCGCCGCGGCGACGCTCCGCCGCTACTTCCCCGGCCTGCCGCCCGAGATTTCCGGCCGGCTCGAAGGGGGTTTCAAAAATCTCTCCATCGCGGGCAGTCTGGCGCCGCGCGGTCCGCGTGCTCCTCAACATCTCGACGCGATTCTCGGCTTCGCCAGCGTGCGCCTCCGCGTGCCCGGCAAATCGCAGGCGATGCTCAATATCGAAGATCTTTCGGGCGCGACCAAAGTAGTGGCAGACCTCGACTCGTCGCTTCGAGGCGCAGTTACGATCGATCGCCTGCAAATCAAGAACGCCAGTTCATCCGTCGATCTGGATGCGATCCGCCGCTACGCCGCGAGCATTCCGCCCGATTTGCACGGCGTAATCGACGCGGCTTTCGAGCAGTTCGACCTTGGCGGAAGCATCACGGCGGCGCCGGCCGGCGGGATCGGCTTCAACGGCAATCTCAAGTTGCAGAACTTCAGCGCGACGGCTCCGGCGGTGGGCGGCAATTCGTTCAAGCTCGATCGAATGACGATCGCGGCAGCGATCGATTCGCGAATCGATCAATGGGTTCCCGCATCGACGAAGATTCGCGACGGGACTACCAAGATCGCAGCGTTGTCCTACGGCAGCAACTCCATCGGCAACGTGGACGCGCTCTGGCACGACGACGGCGCGATGCTCGCGTGCGATCGATGCGCTTTCGAAATCTTCGACGGACGTATTGCCGGTGCGCCCGCGTACAATCTGATGACGCACGAGATGCCGAGCCGCGCGATCGAGATTCACGGTATCGACGTTCACCAGGCGCTCGCCAATCTGTCGCCCGATCATATCGACGCGGACGGCAGGGCCAGCGGCAGCTTGCATCTCGCGCTCAGCAGGGAAGCACAGCTATCCGGCGACGTAGACCTCGCATTCGACGGTCCCGGCCTGCTCAAGATTGGCGAGATCCAGGAAGTGAAGGAGATGCTGGTCGGCAACGTCGGGATGGATCTCGCGAATCTCGCGATGCGCGATCTTCGGCATTATCCGTTCAGGGAGGGTAGGCTGCATCTGGAAAGCGCCGGCCGCAACACGCTGTTGAAGATCAAATTTGTCAGGCAACCGAAAACCGCCGCCGACGCGACTACGCCGCACAAGGAAATTATCAACGGCCAGGCCGTGATGGTCGGGTCGCTGGTAGTGCCCGTGATTGATATGACTATTCCGATGACCGGCCGGTCGCTCGCGGAGATTCTGGCGCTGGTCAGCGGAGTTCATCCGCTGATTCAGACCGTGAACGAGCCGAGCAGCGAACCGCGACCGTCCGAAACAGGAGCCGTCCGATGA
- a CDS encoding sigma-54-dependent Fis family transcriptional regulator produces MRTQECMANGTPTTLALNTTDSAGAIDDTSEWLSLGHLALGLERVGGMVVKSAQVRKMLETISRLSPYKATVLINGESGTGKELVARALHMRGPAPGGPFVTFNCSNLVESLAESQLFGHVKGAFTDAREESLGYFRSANGGTLFLDEIGELPLRLQPKLLRAVENHEVQPVGSSQNYKVDIRLVAATNRDLKSMVAAGQFRDDLYYRLHAAAIYVPPLRERPDAIPGLVAHFIEHHNRLFGKNIGMISRAALDALCAFPWPGNVRQLGHAIESAVLMTHNDAIDLEHLSPELHDRAARAGEGSSIDARMQNVASRPSADAGANGAEWSYSLDAVINEASKAALIRALEATNGNCHRAAELLGVSRYTVYRMLNRFGLAEARAYRGLRKTNPGMA; encoded by the coding sequence ATGCGGACTCAAGAGTGCATGGCGAACGGTACGCCGACGACTCTGGCGCTGAATACCACAGACAGCGCCGGTGCGATCGACGACACGTCCGAATGGCTCAGTCTGGGGCATCTTGCGCTGGGGTTGGAGCGGGTTGGTGGGATGGTGGTGAAATCGGCGCAGGTGCGCAAGATGCTGGAGACCATTTCGCGGCTAAGCCCATACAAGGCAACCGTCTTGATCAATGGCGAATCGGGCACGGGCAAGGAACTGGTCGCGCGAGCGTTGCATATGCGGGGGCCCGCACCGGGCGGCCCGTTCGTGACGTTCAATTGCTCGAACCTGGTCGAATCGCTGGCGGAATCGCAGCTCTTTGGCCACGTAAAGGGCGCGTTTACGGACGCGCGCGAGGAATCGCTCGGCTATTTTCGCTCGGCCAATGGCGGCACGCTGTTCCTCGACGAGATCGGCGAATTGCCGCTTCGGTTGCAGCCGAAGTTGCTCCGCGCGGTCGAGAATCACGAGGTTCAGCCGGTCGGATCGTCGCAGAACTACAAGGTCGATATCCGGCTGGTCGCGGCGACTAATCGCGACCTGAAGTCGATGGTCGCAGCGGGCCAGTTCCGCGACGACTTGTACTATCGGCTGCACGCCGCGGCGATCTATGTACCGCCGCTGCGCGAGCGGCCCGACGCGATTCCGGGACTGGTCGCGCATTTTATCGAGCATCACAATCGCCTGTTCGGCAAGAACATCGGCATGATTTCGCGCGCGGCGCTCGATGCGCTCTGTGCGTTTCCGTGGCCGGGCAACGTCCGCCAACTGGGACACGCGATCGAAAGCGCGGTGCTGATGACGCACAACGACGCAATCGACCTCGAGCATCTGTCGCCGGAACTGCACGATCGAGCGGCGCGCGCCGGCGAAGGCAGTTCGATAGATGCGCGCATGCAGAATGTCGCATCGCGCCCGTCGGCGGACGCTGGCGCGAACGGCGCGGAGTGGTCGTACTCGCTCGACGCGGTGATCAATGAGGCGTCGAAAGCGGCGCTGATCCGCGCGCTGGAAGCGACCAACGGCAACTGTCATCGCGCGGCCGAGTTGCTCGGCGTGTCGCGTTACACGGTTTATCGGATGCTGAATCGGTTCGGGCTGGCCGAGGCGCGCGCCTATCGCGGCTTGCGCAAGACCAACCCAGGAATGGCTTAG
- a CDS encoding sulfotransferase, protein MPAAILQSSPTRLPRFIGVGPPRTATTWLHEVLKGRVALPQEKKETDFFSKNYDKGFDWYRSFFRDADPRLPLGEFSPTYFISDDARTRIARDIPGCRIICSFRDPVDRAYSHWRLMVRNVWTRLEFADAVMSHRDLRESCRYGHYLAAWRNTLGAENVFVIVYEDLEADSQAFVDRVADLIGIERFVVANSPVAGRRVHVVPVAPRNLRLARNARNLMAWLNDHRYHGLANSFRQSALWHFCAERGEPFKPVDRETDARLRDYFRPEIDRLEQLTGRDFSAWKTAR, encoded by the coding sequence ATGCCCGCCGCGATCCTTCAATCGTCGCCCACGCGCTTGCCACGCTTCATCGGCGTCGGACCGCCGCGCACCGCGACGACGTGGCTGCATGAAGTGCTGAAGGGCCGCGTCGCTCTTCCGCAGGAAAAGAAGGAGACCGATTTTTTCTCGAAGAATTACGACAAGGGCTTCGACTGGTACCGATCGTTTTTTCGCGACGCCGACCCGCGCTTGCCGCTCGGAGAATTTTCGCCAACGTACTTCATTTCGGATGACGCGCGAACGCGCATCGCGCGCGACATCCCCGGATGCCGCATCATCTGTTCGTTTCGCGATCCCGTCGATCGCGCCTATTCACACTGGCGCCTGATGGTCCGCAACGTGTGGACGCGGCTTGAGTTCGCCGACGCGGTGATGTCGCACAGGGATCTTCGCGAATCGTGCCGTTACGGCCATTACCTCGCCGCGTGGCGGAATACGCTGGGCGCCGAAAACGTTTTCGTCATCGTGTATGAGGATCTCGAGGCCGATTCGCAGGCCTTCGTCGATCGGGTCGCGGATCTTATCGGGATCGAAAGGTTTGTGGTCGCCAATTCGCCGGTCGCAGGACGGCGGGTGCACGTGGTGCCGGTCGCGCCCCGCAACCTCCGATTGGCCCGCAACGCGCGCAATCTGATGGCCTGGCTGAACGACCATCGCTATCACGGACTGGCCAATTCATTCAGGCAGAGCGCGCTCTGGCACTTCTGCGCCGAGCGGGGCGAGCCCTTCAAGCCGGTCGATCGCGAGACGGACGCGCGGCTCCGCGATTATTTTCGTCCCGAAATCGATCGGCTCGAGCAATTGACCGGCCGCGATTTTTCTGCCTGGAAGACTGCTCGCTAA
- a CDS encoding glycosyltransferase, whose amino-acid sequence MPQVSVIIPVFNAAATVAETIESVLRQTFEDYEIIVVDDGSTDRTSQVLGRYQDRIQMIRRPNGGISAARNSGVAVSRGEYLAFLDGDDLWVPDFLARTVAALEADPNCVMAFTDLVIVDSEGRELKTSLVGDRVERAPTLEDLFARLWPIMPSAVLMRRSAFDQCGGFSEEFRSYGYEDVYMWMRARELGTFAYVAERLVVWRFSLFPKPLKRGRKEREAARLFERLARERWNVDVMGLIRARERAPRTILGYIGLKALDEGDRATAREAFGRALRFDPLRARNYLRYARTYLPLSVARALGGRTSRASKHVE is encoded by the coding sequence ATGCCCCAAGTCAGCGTTATCATTCCGGTCTTCAATGCCGCCGCCACCGTCGCCGAAACGATCGAGAGCGTACTGCGGCAGACCTTCGAGGACTACGAAATCATCGTCGTCGATGACGGCTCGACCGATCGCACGTCGCAGGTGCTGGGCCGCTACCAGGATCGCATCCAGATGATCCGCCGGCCCAACGGCGGAATCTCGGCGGCGCGCAATTCGGGCGTCGCGGTATCGCGCGGCGAATATCTCGCCTTCCTCGACGGCGACGATCTGTGGGTGCCCGATTTCCTGGCGCGCACGGTGGCGGCCCTCGAGGCCGACCCGAACTGCGTGATGGCGTTCACTGATTTGGTGATCGTCGATAGCGAGGGCCGCGAACTGAAGACGTCGTTGGTGGGCGATCGCGTCGAACGCGCGCCGACGCTCGAAGATCTCTTCGCGCGGCTGTGGCCGATCATGCCGAGCGCGGTTTTGATGCGCCGTTCGGCCTTCGATCAGTGCGGCGGATTCTCGGAAGAGTTCCGCTCCTACGGCTACGAGGACGTGTACATGTGGATGCGCGCGCGCGAACTCGGCACGTTCGCCTACGTCGCGGAGCGGCTGGTGGTGTGGCGCTTTTCGCTCTTCCCCAAGCCGCTCAAGCGAGGACGTAAGGAACGCGAGGCGGCGCGGTTGTTCGAACGGCTCGCGCGCGAACGCTGGAACGTCGATGTGATGGGATTGATCCGCGCGCGCGAACGCGCCCCGCGTACGATCCTCGGCTACATCGGGCTGAAGGCGCTCGACGAGGGCGATCGAGCCACTGCGCGCGAGGCGTTCGGTCGCGCCTTGCGATTCGATCCGCTGCGCGCGCGCAACTATCTCCGCTACGCCCGGACTTATCTGCCGCTCAGCGTGGCGCGGGCGTTAGGCGGTCGCACCAGCCGCGCGTCGAAGCACGTGGAGTAA
- a CDS encoding sulfotransferase domain-containing protein encodes MSRDQLRWPDFLGVGPPRTGTTWLHRALIGRVGLPLNVKEINFFDVYYDKGTDWYLSHFRRAEPNLPMGEVCNYFAFPKARERIQKHMPGCRIIVTLRDPVERAYSHYKLMRCRAYTKAGFEEFLATRPQVTGANRYAFHLADWFARFGRQRVLVCFYDDLKKDQQAYFDRICDFIGIARASLDDAEGLHDSVNSFSSLPRSHKLAQNARHLRVYLKRNRAYRTINLLAHAGAWEFCFGGGPLYPRLTPEQDTRVRERFRPDVEALEDLLKLDLSLWKHSEESRDRSLSTEPLAAV; translated from the coding sequence ATGAGCCGCGACCAACTGCGATGGCCTGATTTTCTCGGCGTCGGACCGCCGCGCACCGGCACCACGTGGCTGCATCGCGCGCTGATCGGCCGGGTCGGACTGCCGCTCAACGTGAAGGAAATCAATTTTTTCGACGTCTATTACGACAAGGGTACCGACTGGTACTTGAGCCATTTTCGCCGCGCCGAGCCGAACCTGCCAATGGGCGAGGTGTGCAACTATTTTGCGTTTCCCAAAGCGCGCGAACGAATCCAGAAGCACATGCCCGGATGCCGGATTATCGTGACGCTGCGCGATCCGGTCGAGCGCGCCTATTCGCATTACAAGCTGATGCGATGCCGCGCGTACACCAAGGCCGGCTTCGAGGAGTTCCTCGCGACGCGCCCGCAGGTCACTGGCGCAAATCGCTACGCGTTTCATCTCGCGGATTGGTTCGCGCGCTTCGGGCGTCAGCGCGTGCTGGTCTGCTTCTATGACGACCTGAAAAAAGATCAGCAGGCGTACTTCGATCGGATCTGCGATTTTATCGGTATCGCGCGCGCGTCGCTCGACGACGCGGAAGGCCTCCACGACTCGGTCAATTCATTTTCAAGCCTGCCGCGGAGTCACAAGCTTGCGCAGAACGCGCGCCATCTGCGCGTCTATCTGAAACGCAATCGCGCCTATCGCACGATCAATCTGCTGGCCCACGCCGGCGCATGGGAATTTTGCTTCGGCGGCGGTCCCTTGTATCCGCGGCTTACGCCCGAACAGGATACGCGCGTGCGCGAGCGTTTCCGGCCCGACGTCGAAGCGCTCGAAGATTTGTTGAAGCTCGACCTGTCTCTGTGGAAGCACTCTGAGGAAAGCCGCGATCGCTCTCTTTCGACCGAGCCGCTTGCCGCGGTTTGA
- a CDS encoding sulfotransferase, with amino-acid sequence MSELRREQRCLPEFFAVGPQRTGTTWLHRVLAGRVGLPSIKETDYFSKHHERGLDWYLEFFRQCPANLPLGEIDPNYFGIPEACDRIAALIPDCKIICSLRDPVERAYSSYRIMRRDAWTRVGFEETVAKNPVIRESSRYAYHLKNWWERFGRERVLVCMYEELEADPQAYLDRICTFIGIPRVVVQGSSLATERVNTVTHAPRSRRVAQNARNARDWMRLHRWHRAIDLLDKAGVWRYCFGRGEEFAPIDPAIEARLRERYRGEVEALEDLLGCDLSAWKGAQRDDESIGHASASAIGGRR; translated from the coding sequence ATGAGCGAACTCCGAAGAGAACAGCGTTGCCTGCCGGAATTTTTCGCGGTCGGGCCGCAGCGCACCGGCACCACCTGGCTGCATCGGGTGCTCGCGGGGCGCGTCGGCCTGCCGAGCATCAAGGAGACCGATTATTTTTCGAAGCATCACGAGCGCGGGCTCGATTGGTACCTCGAATTTTTTCGCCAATGCCCCGCGAACCTTCCACTCGGCGAGATCGATCCGAACTACTTTGGAATCCCGGAGGCGTGCGATCGAATCGCCGCGCTCATCCCCGATTGCAAAATAATCTGCTCGTTGCGCGATCCGGTCGAACGCGCGTACTCGTCGTATCGAATCATGCGGCGTGACGCATGGACGCGCGTCGGCTTCGAGGAAACCGTCGCAAAAAATCCGGTGATCCGCGAATCGAGCCGTTACGCATATCATTTGAAAAATTGGTGGGAGCGGTTCGGCCGCGAGCGCGTGCTGGTTTGCATGTACGAAGAACTCGAGGCCGACCCGCAGGCGTATCTCGATCGCATCTGCACGTTCATCGGGATTCCGCGCGTCGTCGTGCAGGGCTCGTCGCTCGCGACCGAGCGGGTGAATACCGTTACCCATGCGCCGCGCAGCCGCCGCGTCGCGCAGAATGCCCGCAACGCGCGCGACTGGATGCGGCTTCATCGATGGCATCGCGCGATCGATCTGCTCGACAAGGCCGGCGTGTGGCGCTACTGCTTCGGCCGCGGCGAGGAGTTCGCGCCGATCGATCCGGCGATCGAGGCACGCCTGCGCGAGCGCTATCGCGGCGAGGTCGAGGCGCTCGAGGATCTCCTCGGCTGCGACTTGTCGGCGTGGAAGGGAGCGCAACGCGACGACGAGTCGATCGGTCACGCGAGCGCGAGCGCAATCGGCGGCCGCCGATGA